One window from the genome of Oreochromis niloticus isolate F11D_XX linkage group LG20, O_niloticus_UMD_NMBU, whole genome shotgun sequence encodes:
- the slc25a45 gene encoding solute carrier family 25 member 45 → MNFLMSTVSDQHSPALQHYQQQEQQKPLNSNIVPIRVETVRVMPLLEFLAGSISGALGLGVGYPLDTVKVRLQAQSVYKGIFHCVIKTYSHEGLHGFFKGMAFPVLTTGITNSLVFGCYSNALGYLTKSQRSRGKPASAAQVFTAGCFSGLVQVLVCAPIDLVKVRLQGQSTSARYRGPVHCVAVILREEGLRGLYRGGLALTLRDVPCYGLYFLPYEVTRKVLTQDGKEPGTFAILMAGGVAGVVTWSFATPMDVVKARLQMSGAGGREYSGVLHCMRVSVREEGVRVFFKGLLLNSLRAFPVNAVTFLSYESLMKIFYPPPASHSSQ, encoded by the exons atgaactttttaatgtctacagtctcagatcaacacagccctgccctccagcactatcagcagcaggagcagcagaaacccctcaacagcaacattgtacccatcag AGTTGAAACTGTAAGAGTCATGCCTCTCTTGGAGTTCTTAGCTGGGAGCATTTCAG GTGCACTGGGACTTGGAGTAGGATATCCGTTAGACACTGTGAAG GTACGTCTCCAAGCCCAGTCTGTGTATAAAGGGATATTTCACTGTGTAATTAAAACATATTCTCATGAAGGG CTCCATGGATTCTTTAAGGgcatggcatttcctgtgctGACCACTGGCATCACCAACTCCCTTGTCTTTGGCTGTTACAGTAATGCTTTAGGTTACCTCACTAAGTCTCAGCGCAGTCGAGGCAAACCGGCCTCTGCTGCACAGGTCTTCACTGCTGGCTGCTTCTCAGGCCTGGTGCAG GTGTTGGTTTGTGCACCCATTGACCTGGTCAAGGTGCGTCTGCAGGGTCAATCAACGTCAGCACGATATCGCGGACCCGTGCACTGCGTCGCCGTCATCCTGAGGGAGGAGGGGCTCAGGGGTCTGTACAGAGGAGGCCTGGCCCTCACTCTGAGGGACGTCCCCTGCTATGGGCTCTACTTCTTACCTTACGAGGTCACTCGTAAGGTTCTCACTCAAGATGGCAAAGAGCCAG GCACCTTTGCGATATTGATGGCAGGTGGCGTCGCGGGTGTGGTGACCTGGTCCTTTGCCACACCCATGGACGTAGTGAAAGCTCGGCTCCAGATGTCGGGGGCCGGCGGGCGGGAGTACAGCGGCGTCCTGCACTGCATGAGAGTGAGCGTGAGGGAAGAAGGAGTGAGGGTGTTTTTCAAAGGCCTCCTGCTGAACAGCCTGAGAGCATTTCCGGTCAACGCCGTCACCTTCCTCAGCTACGAGAGCCTGATGAAGATTTTCTATCCACCACCAGCCAGTCACTCTTCACAGTAA
- the mad2l2 gene encoding mitotic spindle assembly checkpoint protein MAD2B, translating into MTTLTRQDLNFGQVVADILCEFLEVAIHLILYVREVYPSGIFQKRKKYNVPVQMSCHPELNQYIQDTLHCIKPLIEKNDAEKVVVVIMDKEHHPVERFVFEISQPPLLSISSDTLLSHVEQLLRAFILKISVCDAVLNSNPPGCSFTVLVHTRDAATRNMEKVQVIKDFPWIVADEQEVHMQEPRLIPLKTMTSDIVKMQLYVEERAQKT; encoded by the exons ATGACAACTCTAACGAGGCAAGATCTCAATTTTGGGCAAG TGGTTGCTGACATTCTGTGTGAATTCCTGGAGGTCGCTATTCATCTCATCCTGTATGTCCGTGAGGTTTATCCCTCTGGGATATTTCAGAAGCGAAAGAAGTACAACGTACCTGTGCAG ATGTCATGTCACCCAGAGCTGAATCAGTATATCCAAGATACACTACACTGTATAAAGCCACTCATTGAGAAG AACGATGCAGAGAAGGTGGTTGTGGTCATCATGGACAAAGAGCATCATCCAGTAGAGAGATTTGTTTTTGAGATTTCCCAGCCACCCTTGCTCTCTATCAG CTCAGACACGTTGCTGTCACATGTGGAGCAGCTGCTGAGGGCGTTCATCCTGAAGATCAGCGTGTGTGATGCTGTTTTAAATAGTAATCCACCAG ggTGTTCGTTTACAGTACTAGTACATACCAGAGATGCTGCTACTCGCAATATGGAGAAGGTTCAAGTAATCAAG GATTTTCCATGGATAGTCGCTGATGAGCAAGAAGTCCACATGCAGGAGCCTAGACTCATTCCACTAAAGACTATGACTTCTGATATAGTAAAG ATGCAGCTGTACGTGGAAGAGAGAGCCCAGAAAACATAG
- the tmem82 gene encoding transmembrane protein 82 isoform X2 has translation MLSFITWLLPTSYFLPGWLTLDINPLESLLQGLVGACGISVLCSLLRVHLFLEERSEKNGEDTSTQKTFGHPIRTKPGLTGLLQFLFVTGILCVVGSRVASLVVLEFCLRAVSGLVTAGPESGKFLQQLLVQSQFSLGCALTCSLHFLHEGAAQRWLCLLLAAALSWFLARQATNLLHHVIALYKLHSSQGYCGICISLLTSGSSLLPMLCRTIIITFSVAVLAAVSTINQHFLSATEALRFWTPLTICYTLLVVYMQEEQHRLPSSQAVLNAVVVRLGGLMVLMLTVGRWADVFHILICFLGEASCLLPTKDLLDAASSQDEEDYTEYRRRERQQKPRAFKKEHQR, from the exons ATGTTATCTTTCATCACATGGCTTCTTCCAACTTCCTACTTCTTACCAGGGTGGCTGACTCTAGATATAAATCCACTGGAAAGTTTACTCCAAG GGCTGGTAGGTGCATGTGGGATCTCTGTGCTGTGCTCCCTGTTGAGAGTGCATTTGTTCTTGGAGGAGAG GAGTGAAAAAAATGGTGAAGACACATCAACTCAGAAGACATTCGGTCATCCGATACGGACAAAACCTGGACTTACTGGGCTGCTTCAGTTTCTCTTTGTAACTGGGATACTGTGTGTGGTGGGCTCCCGTGTGGCCTCACTGGTGGTACTAGAATTTTGTCTTCGAGCTGTCTCTGGATTGGTTACAGCTGGACCA GAGTCGGGGAAatttctgcagcagctgttaGTTCAAAGCCAGTTCTCTCTGGGTTGTGCCCTAACCTGCAGTTTGCACTTTCTACACGAGGGGGCGGCCCAGCGCTGGTTATGCTTGCTCCTGGCAGCAGCACTCAGCTGGTTTCTGGCTAGGCAGGCCACAAACCTGCTGCACCATGTCATAGCTCTGTATAAACTCCACAGCTCACAGGGCTACTGCGGCATTTGCATCAGCCTCCTCACATCGGGCAGCTCCCTGCTGCCCATGCTGTGCAGGACCATCATCATTACCTTCTCTGTGGCTGTGCTGGCTGCTGTTTCAACCATCAACCAACATTTCCTCTCTGCAACAGAAGCCCTTAGGTTTTGGACACCACTTACTATCTGCTATACGCTGTTGGTGGTGTACATGCAGG AAGAGCAACATCGTCTGCCTAGCAGCCAGGCCGTCCTCAACGCAGTGGTGGTGCGTCTCGGGGGTTTGATGGTCCTGATGCTGACTGTTGGACGCTGGGCAGACGTGTTCCACATCCTAATATGTTTCCTCGGAGAGGCTAGCTGTCTACTCCCCACCAAGGATCTGCTGGATGCAGCATCCTCACAG GATGAAGAGGATTATACAGAGTACAGAAGGAGGGAACGTCAGCAAAAACCACGAGCCTTCAAGAAGGAGCATCAGAGATAG
- the tmem82 gene encoding transmembrane protein 82 isoform X1, translating to MLSFITWLLPTSYFLPGWLTLDINPLESLLQGLVGACGISVLCSLLRVHLFLEESWSEKNGEDTSTQKTFGHPIRTKPGLTGLLQFLFVTGILCVVGSRVASLVVLEFCLRAVSGLVTAGPESGKFLQQLLVQSQFSLGCALTCSLHFLHEGAAQRWLCLLLAAALSWFLARQATNLLHHVIALYKLHSSQGYCGICISLLTSGSSLLPMLCRTIIITFSVAVLAAVSTINQHFLSATEALRFWTPLTICYTLLVVYMQEEQHRLPSSQAVLNAVVVRLGGLMVLMLTVGRWADVFHILICFLGEASCLLPTKDLLDAASSQDEEDYTEYRRRERQQKPRAFKKEHQR from the exons ATGTTATCTTTCATCACATGGCTTCTTCCAACTTCCTACTTCTTACCAGGGTGGCTGACTCTAGATATAAATCCACTGGAAAGTTTACTCCAAG GGCTGGTAGGTGCATGTGGGATCTCTGTGCTGTGCTCCCTGTTGAGAGTGCATTTGTTCTTGGAGGAGAG CTGGAGTGAAAAAAATGGTGAAGACACATCAACTCAGAAGACATTCGGTCATCCGATACGGACAAAACCTGGACTTACTGGGCTGCTTCAGTTTCTCTTTGTAACTGGGATACTGTGTGTGGTGGGCTCCCGTGTGGCCTCACTGGTGGTACTAGAATTTTGTCTTCGAGCTGTCTCTGGATTGGTTACAGCTGGACCA GAGTCGGGGAAatttctgcagcagctgttaGTTCAAAGCCAGTTCTCTCTGGGTTGTGCCCTAACCTGCAGTTTGCACTTTCTACACGAGGGGGCGGCCCAGCGCTGGTTATGCTTGCTCCTGGCAGCAGCACTCAGCTGGTTTCTGGCTAGGCAGGCCACAAACCTGCTGCACCATGTCATAGCTCTGTATAAACTCCACAGCTCACAGGGCTACTGCGGCATTTGCATCAGCCTCCTCACATCGGGCAGCTCCCTGCTGCCCATGCTGTGCAGGACCATCATCATTACCTTCTCTGTGGCTGTGCTGGCTGCTGTTTCAACCATCAACCAACATTTCCTCTCTGCAACAGAAGCCCTTAGGTTTTGGACACCACTTACTATCTGCTATACGCTGTTGGTGGTGTACATGCAGG AAGAGCAACATCGTCTGCCTAGCAGCCAGGCCGTCCTCAACGCAGTGGTGGTGCGTCTCGGGGGTTTGATGGTCCTGATGCTGACTGTTGGACGCTGGGCAGACGTGTTCCACATCCTAATATGTTTCCTCGGAGAGGCTAGCTGTCTACTCCCCACCAAGGATCTGCTGGATGCAGCATCCTCACAG GATGAAGAGGATTATACAGAGTACAGAAGGAGGGAACGTCAGCAAAAACCACGAGCCTTCAAGAAGGAGCATCAGAGATAG